One Myxococcus xanthus genomic window carries:
- the bacO gene encoding bactofilin BacO produces the protein MSFTPRTARHTPFERRTTLMANTVIGSSIVIDGEISGDEDLVIQGTVKGKISLKESLYVEGSGVVEADIETQNVEIAGRVTGNIVASDKVELKTDCRVVGDIKAPRILIADGASFKGNVDMDMKER, from the coding sequence TTGAGCTTCACGCCGCGCACGGCACGGCACACACCTTTCGAGAGGCGGACAACACTCATGGCGAATACGGTCATTGGCTCGAGCATCGTCATCGACGGGGAAATCTCCGGCGACGAGGACCTGGTCATCCAGGGCACCGTGAAGGGGAAGATTTCCCTCAAGGAAAGCCTCTACGTGGAGGGCAGCGGCGTCGTCGAGGCCGACATCGAGACGCAGAACGTGGAGATCGCCGGTCGCGTCACGGGCAACATCGTCGCCAGCGACAAGGTGGAGCTGAAGACGGACTGCCGCGTGGTGGGAGACATCAAGGCGCCTCGAATCCTCATCGCCGACGGTGCCTCCTTCAAGGGCAACGTCGACATGGACATGAAGGAGCGCTGA
- the bacN gene encoding bactofilin BacN: MATGETGIIGKGIVIKGNLTGGGDLVIEGRVEGQIALKNHLTIESTGKVQADIRAEELTINGEASGNIDASSRVAINASAKVAGDIKAPRVVIEDGAVFNGSIEMDVRLPDDI, from the coding sequence ATGGCAACGGGTGAAACGGGCATCATCGGCAAGGGCATCGTCATCAAGGGCAACCTCACGGGAGGTGGGGACCTGGTGATCGAGGGACGTGTGGAGGGGCAGATTGCCCTGAAGAACCACCTCACCATCGAGAGCACCGGCAAGGTGCAGGCGGACATCCGCGCCGAGGAGTTGACCATCAACGGCGAGGCCAGCGGCAACATCGACGCCTCGTCGCGCGTGGCCATCAACGCCTCGGCCAAGGTGGCCGGCGACATCAAGGCACCTCGCGTCGTCATCGAGGACGGGGCTGTGTTCAACGGCTCCATCGAGATGGACGTACGGCTTCCTGACGACATTTGA
- a CDS encoding alpha/beta hydrolase, producing MARSDEGFFPGRDGTRLYWKSILPDAEPRAHVAVVHGYGDHFGRYGFVTDALLADGFAVHGFDYRGHGKADGRRAYCEKWPDYLEDLEVFWERVRAVSEGKKAFVLAHSHGGLMSATWASSRRVEGLTGLVLSAPYLKLAITPPASKLMAARAVGKLVPWLSISSGLKVEDLTHDTDVQRATREDPLHQAIATPRWFVESTRAQGEAVLLAPKIQVPLFVLCGAEDGVAAPAAAREYFERAGSPDKKFKEYPGMRHEPLNEVGRAEVFRDISGWISAHL from the coding sequence ATGGCGCGTAGCGACGAGGGCTTCTTTCCCGGCAGGGACGGGACACGACTGTACTGGAAGTCCATCCTTCCAGACGCCGAGCCTCGCGCGCATGTCGCGGTGGTGCACGGGTATGGTGACCACTTCGGGCGCTATGGCTTCGTGACGGACGCACTGCTGGCGGACGGCTTCGCGGTCCACGGCTTCGACTACCGGGGCCACGGTAAGGCCGACGGGCGCCGGGCCTACTGTGAGAAGTGGCCGGACTACCTGGAGGACCTGGAGGTCTTCTGGGAGCGGGTGCGCGCGGTGTCGGAGGGCAAGAAGGCCTTCGTGCTGGCGCACAGCCACGGCGGCCTGATGTCGGCGACGTGGGCTTCCAGCCGGCGGGTGGAGGGGTTGACGGGGCTGGTGCTGTCGGCGCCGTACCTCAAGCTGGCCATCACCCCTCCGGCCTCGAAGCTGATGGCCGCGCGCGCGGTGGGCAAGCTGGTGCCATGGCTGAGCATCTCCTCCGGACTGAAGGTGGAGGACCTCACCCATGACACCGACGTGCAGCGGGCCACCCGGGAGGACCCGCTCCATCAGGCCATCGCCACGCCACGGTGGTTCGTCGAATCCACCCGGGCGCAGGGTGAGGCCGTGCTGCTGGCGCCGAAGATTCAAGTGCCGCTGTTCGTCCTGTGTGGCGCGGAGGATGGGGTGGCCGCTCCGGCGGCGGCGCGGGAGTACTTCGAGCGGGCGGGGTCGCCGGACAAGAAGTTCAAGGAGTACCCCGGAATGCGGCATGAGCCGCTCAACGAGGTGGGCCGTGCGGAGGTATTCCGGGATATCTCCGGCTGGATCTCCGCGCATCTCTGA
- a CDS encoding tetratricopeptide repeat protein: MRPSRLLVSALLAVLVAPGVSAAAPSRRPRVDPEAMREAIDAGSTDEGRYASSASYTNYLQSRLKHHAGDHRGAVDALRLALATDDGNPLLLTRLGEEYARLGDLTRAERELRRAVLRAPAYYPAHVLLGRVLTESKRFARARLHLRRAVTLKPREPEAYLVLTQLHLEMGAPDEAVKVVDALALALPGEASGYQRLGLALAERGDTARAERLLVEAATRAPGDVDVLTALAQLYEDTGRPVQAEESLARALERDPDSREVLLGAGRAALKAGSAVRARAYFDRLLSLSSEPEMPVRVAFSYLAAREPRAAAEVLEAARRGDHADPRLAYYAGLVHERMRRFADAAEAFAGVPAEADVYADARLRRARSLSLLGEHSRALTLFRAAMQESPADVEVRMQFARALERGGTPNRAELLLREGLSAGPSAALYDALAATLHRQGRGREALTLLRGAVARFPRDEDLLYVLGAAHERQGDVTGALARMRAVLAVSPDHAAALNFLGYLLAQAGQNLDEAERRVRRALELRPDTGAYLDSLGWVYFRRGDYARAVDALERASTLAPDEPVILEHLGDAYQRVARTDDAAAVWRRALEVLTLDPESAEPPGQRAALERKLNALPTRAPDR; encoded by the coding sequence GTGCGCCCCTCTCGCCTCCTCGTGTCCGCCCTGTTGGCCGTCCTCGTGGCGCCGGGTGTGTCCGCGGCCGCCCCGTCACGGCGGCCGCGCGTGGACCCGGAGGCCATGCGGGAGGCCATCGACGCGGGCTCCACGGACGAAGGCCGCTACGCCTCCTCCGCCAGCTACACGAACTATCTCCAGTCCCGGCTGAAGCACCATGCCGGGGACCACCGGGGCGCGGTGGACGCGCTGCGGCTGGCCCTGGCCACGGATGATGGGAACCCGCTGCTGCTCACCCGGCTGGGGGAGGAGTACGCCCGTCTGGGTGATTTGACGCGCGCGGAGCGCGAGCTGCGCCGGGCCGTGCTGCGCGCCCCCGCCTACTACCCCGCGCACGTGCTCCTGGGCCGCGTTCTCACGGAGTCGAAGCGGTTCGCGCGGGCCCGCCTGCACCTGCGGCGCGCGGTGACCCTCAAGCCTCGCGAGCCGGAGGCGTATCTCGTCCTGACCCAGCTCCACCTGGAGATGGGTGCCCCGGACGAAGCGGTGAAGGTGGTGGACGCGCTGGCGCTGGCGCTGCCGGGGGAGGCCTCGGGGTACCAGCGCTTGGGGTTGGCGCTGGCGGAGCGGGGCGACACGGCGCGCGCCGAGCGCCTGCTGGTAGAGGCCGCCACCCGGGCCCCGGGTGACGTGGACGTGCTGACGGCGCTGGCGCAACTGTACGAAGACACCGGCCGGCCCGTGCAGGCGGAGGAGTCCCTGGCTCGGGCGCTGGAGCGGGACCCGGACAGCCGCGAGGTGCTGCTGGGCGCCGGACGCGCGGCGCTGAAGGCGGGCTCCGCCGTCCGGGCGCGGGCGTACTTCGACCGGCTGTTGTCCCTCTCCTCCGAGCCGGAGATGCCGGTACGGGTGGCCTTCAGCTACCTCGCCGCGCGCGAGCCCAGGGCGGCCGCGGAGGTGCTGGAGGCGGCGCGCCGGGGGGACCATGCGGACCCTCGGCTGGCCTACTACGCGGGGCTCGTCCATGAGCGGATGCGCCGCTTCGCCGACGCGGCGGAGGCCTTCGCTGGTGTGCCCGCTGAGGCGGATGTCTACGCCGACGCGCGCCTGCGCCGAGCCCGCAGCCTGTCGCTCCTGGGCGAGCACTCCCGGGCCCTCACGCTCTTCCGGGCCGCGATGCAGGAGTCGCCAGCGGACGTGGAAGTCCGGATGCAGTTCGCCCGGGCCCTGGAGCGCGGCGGCACGCCGAACCGCGCGGAGCTGCTCCTTCGCGAGGGCCTGTCCGCCGGTCCCTCCGCGGCGTTGTATGACGCCCTGGCCGCCACGCTCCACCGACAGGGCCGGGGTCGCGAAGCACTGACACTGCTTCGCGGGGCGGTGGCCCGCTTTCCCCGGGACGAAGACCTGCTGTACGTGCTGGGCGCGGCCCATGAGCGACAGGGCGACGTGACGGGCGCGCTGGCCCGCATGCGGGCGGTGCTGGCTGTGTCACCGGACCACGCCGCCGCGCTGAACTTCCTGGGCTACCTGCTGGCGCAGGCGGGGCAGAACCTGGACGAGGCCGAGCGGCGCGTGCGGCGGGCACTGGAGCTGCGGCCGGACACCGGGGCCTACCTGGACTCACTGGGCTGGGTGTACTTCCGGCGAGGGGACTACGCCCGGGCCGTGGACGCGCTGGAGCGAGCCTCCACGCTGGCTCCGGATGAGCCCGTCATCCTCGAACACCTGGGAGACGCCTATCAGCGGGTGGCGAGGACGGACGACGCCGCGGCGGTCTGGCGGCGCGCCCTGGAAGTGCTGACGCTGGATCCTGAGTCCGCCGAGCCACCCGGCCAGCGCGCCGCGTTGGAGCGCAAGCTCAATGCGCTACCCACGCGTGCGCCAGACCGCTAA
- a CDS encoding ATP-binding protein, producing the protein MQADQRGRVLVVAAKEAGDALMERLTSSGYQCASAEKESGLAQVADTLQPEVVLLAVTAKRAAEMLESLRKVDRLQRLPVLVDLGRARSAEAFKRLAVDDWIRSADEVVPRLEAALRAGRLRDREERIRLRMGMLLEITQAATSSLELEEILRIAVDKVGRVTGTDRCSVVLVEGSHARTAKVVATQEDPSLVQLDIEVMRYPELRRALETRESVVIEEAQRDPLMAEVRTNILPLGVKSILVQPLICQGDLLGALFLRVSRADASFGRDEQEFAQAVAGVLANSIRNARLHTAVKKKREDLEEAYVQRYQELNEANRRLKELNRLKDEIIAVCSHDLRAPLQVLLGHGRLLQEGPLEPQQRQSSEAMIRQGKKILGLVESLLEKGKGEAARLSIEPRVLDVAQLCRDAVNELEILAADRGVSLRADCPDSLMLIGDEVKLHEVLQNLITNAIHHARQDGEVVVSTQRLGRPDGDAAKVCVQDDGVGIPPDELHLVFDRYRHGGKGGTGLGLAICKEFVELHGGEIWAESPPDTGCIFVFTLPLAQEAPRNPRPPPAAASTPQEQPRVLVVEDEPEIAAVLSEVLRSKYRVEVARDGAEGLARAKAQRPDLVVMDVFLPKLDGLDAAMALKSSTDTARIPVILLSAHQGVAEKVRSLNLGAVDYMSKPFNAVELLNRTERALKLRQGEREQQEKEKSSALQRRTGSDPATGLHDRRGLLLRLEQEVARSRRYHRALSLAVLRPDRPVEPVPSNIADVMRKRVRHPDAISHLGGGVFAVVLPECQAEAARAVISRMLPDVEKATDTEYRSAVADVSQDSDSVEKLLEKLGAPAPEET; encoded by the coding sequence ATGCAGGCTGATCAGCGGGGGCGCGTGCTGGTGGTGGCCGCCAAGGAGGCGGGCGATGCGCTCATGGAGCGGCTCACGTCGAGCGGCTACCAGTGTGCGTCGGCGGAGAAGGAGAGCGGTCTGGCCCAGGTCGCGGACACGTTGCAGCCAGAGGTCGTCCTGCTGGCGGTGACGGCGAAGCGGGCCGCGGAGATGCTGGAGTCGCTGCGCAAGGTGGACCGGCTCCAGCGCCTGCCGGTGCTGGTGGACCTGGGCCGCGCGCGCTCGGCGGAAGCTTTCAAGCGGCTGGCGGTGGACGATTGGATCCGCAGCGCCGACGAGGTGGTGCCCCGTCTGGAGGCCGCCTTGCGCGCAGGCCGGCTGCGTGACCGGGAAGAGCGGATCCGCCTGCGGATGGGGATGCTGCTGGAAATCACCCAGGCGGCCACCAGTTCGCTCGAGCTGGAGGAGATACTCCGCATCGCCGTGGACAAGGTCGGCCGTGTCACCGGGACGGACCGTTGCTCCGTGGTGCTGGTGGAGGGCAGCCATGCCCGCACCGCGAAGGTGGTGGCCACGCAGGAGGACCCGAGCCTCGTCCAGTTGGACATCGAGGTGATGCGCTACCCGGAGCTGCGCCGCGCGCTGGAGACGCGGGAATCGGTGGTCATCGAGGAGGCGCAGCGCGACCCGCTGATGGCGGAGGTCCGCACCAACATCCTGCCGCTGGGCGTGAAGTCCATCCTGGTGCAGCCCCTCATCTGTCAGGGCGACCTGCTGGGGGCGCTGTTCCTACGGGTCTCGCGCGCTGACGCGTCGTTCGGCCGGGACGAGCAGGAGTTCGCCCAGGCAGTGGCCGGCGTGCTGGCCAACTCCATCCGCAACGCGCGCCTGCACACCGCGGTGAAGAAGAAGCGCGAGGACCTGGAGGAGGCCTACGTCCAGCGCTACCAGGAACTGAACGAGGCCAACCGCCGGCTGAAGGAGCTCAACCGGCTCAAGGACGAAATCATCGCGGTGTGCAGCCACGACCTGCGCGCGCCGCTTCAGGTGCTCCTGGGGCACGGCCGGCTGTTGCAGGAGGGGCCGCTGGAGCCGCAGCAGCGGCAGTCCTCCGAGGCGATGATTCGCCAGGGAAAGAAGATTCTCGGCCTGGTGGAGTCGCTGCTGGAGAAGGGCAAGGGCGAGGCGGCGCGGCTGTCCATCGAGCCTCGCGTCCTGGACGTGGCGCAGCTATGCCGCGACGCCGTCAACGAACTGGAGATTCTCGCCGCGGACCGGGGCGTGTCCCTGCGCGCCGACTGCCCGGACAGCCTGATGCTCATCGGTGACGAGGTGAAGCTGCACGAGGTGCTGCAGAACCTCATCACCAACGCCATCCACCACGCGCGCCAGGACGGTGAGGTGGTGGTGAGCACCCAGCGCTTGGGCCGCCCGGATGGGGACGCGGCCAAGGTGTGCGTGCAGGACGACGGCGTGGGTATCCCGCCGGACGAGCTGCACCTCGTCTTCGACCGCTACCGCCACGGTGGCAAGGGTGGGACCGGCCTGGGGCTGGCCATCTGCAAGGAGTTCGTGGAGCTGCACGGCGGTGAAATCTGGGCGGAGAGCCCGCCGGACACCGGTTGCATCTTCGTCTTCACGCTGCCGCTGGCGCAGGAAGCGCCGCGCAACCCGCGCCCGCCGCCCGCCGCCGCGTCCACGCCGCAGGAGCAGCCGCGCGTGCTGGTGGTGGAGGACGAGCCGGAGATCGCCGCGGTGCTGTCGGAGGTGCTGCGCTCCAAGTACCGCGTGGAGGTGGCGCGCGACGGCGCGGAGGGCCTGGCCCGGGCGAAGGCCCAGCGGCCGGACCTGGTGGTCATGGACGTGTTCCTGCCCAAGCTGGACGGTCTGGACGCGGCCATGGCGCTCAAGTCCTCGACGGACACCGCGCGCATCCCCGTCATCCTGCTGTCCGCCCACCAGGGTGTGGCGGAGAAGGTCCGCTCGCTCAACCTGGGCGCGGTGGACTACATGAGCAAGCCGTTCAACGCGGTGGAGCTGCTCAACCGCACCGAGCGCGCCCTCAAGCTGCGCCAGGGTGAGCGCGAGCAGCAGGAGAAGGAGAAGAGCAGCGCCTTGCAGCGGCGCACCGGCAGCGACCCCGCCACGGGCCTGCACGACCGGCGCGGGCTGCTGCTGCGGCTGGAGCAGGAGGTGGCGCGCAGCCGGCGTTACCACCGCGCGCTCAGCCTCGCCGTGCTCCGGCCCGACCGGCCGGTGGAGCCGGTGCCGTCCAACATCGCCGATGTCATGCGCAAGCGGGTGCGCCACCCGGATGCCATCTCCCACCTGGGCGGAGGTGTGTTCGCCGTCGTCCTGCCGGAGTGCCAGGCGGAGGCGGCGCGCGCCGTCATCAGTCGCATGTTGCCGGATGTGGAGAAGGCGACGGACACGGAGTATCGGTCGGCGGTGGCGGACGTGAGCCAGGACAGCGACTCGGTCGAGAAGCTGCTGGAGAAGCTGGGCGCGCCGGCCCCCGAAGAGACCTGA
- a CDS encoding TlyA family RNA methyltransferase — translation MKPRKERLDVLVVERGLAESRTKAQALILAGQVVVGDQRVDKPGTLIPQEAELRLKGEVLPYVSRGGLKLKGAIDRFGLDVRGKVAADIGASTGGFTDCLLQHGATRVHAIDVGYGQLHEKLRTDPRVRSRERVNARYLTEEDLPETVGVVVIDVSFISLTQVLPSVLTYLAPGGLLVALVKPQFEVGPDRVGKGGVVRDVAARQDAIDTVTAFVREQGLEVLGLMDSTVPGPAGNVEALLVASRP, via the coding sequence GTGAAGCCTCGCAAGGAGCGGTTGGACGTGCTGGTGGTGGAGCGCGGACTGGCCGAGTCGCGCACCAAGGCCCAGGCGCTCATCCTGGCCGGCCAGGTGGTGGTGGGCGACCAGCGCGTGGACAAGCCCGGAACGCTGATTCCGCAGGAGGCGGAGCTGCGCCTGAAGGGCGAGGTGCTTCCCTACGTGTCGCGCGGCGGCCTGAAACTGAAGGGCGCCATCGACCGCTTCGGGCTCGACGTTCGAGGCAAGGTGGCCGCGGACATCGGCGCGAGCACCGGCGGCTTCACGGATTGCCTGCTCCAGCACGGCGCCACGCGCGTCCACGCGATTGACGTGGGCTACGGGCAGCTCCACGAGAAGCTGCGCACGGACCCGCGGGTGCGCTCGCGCGAGCGCGTCAATGCGCGCTACCTCACGGAAGAAGACCTGCCGGAGACAGTCGGCGTGGTCGTCATCGACGTGAGCTTCATCTCCCTCACGCAGGTGCTGCCGTCGGTGCTGACGTACCTGGCGCCGGGCGGGCTCTTGGTCGCGCTGGTGAAGCCCCAGTTCGAGGTGGGGCCGGACCGGGTAGGGAAGGGCGGCGTGGTGCGGGATGTCGCTGCCAGGCAGGACGCCATCGACACGGTGACGGCGTTCGTCCGCGAGCAGGGCCTGGAGGTACTCGGGTTGATGGACTCCACGGTGCCCGGGCCCGCTGGCAACGTGGAGGCACTCCTCGTCGCCAGCAGGCCCTGA
- a CDS encoding 1-deoxy-D-xylulose-5-phosphate synthase — translation MSELLSRIGSPSDVRALPEEALPLLCQELREDIISICGRVGGHLGASLGAVELIVALHRVFHSPQDALLFDVGHQTYAHKLLTGRRDRMHTLRHAGGIAPFLDPRESPHDALLAGHSCTAVSAALGVLEGRRQQGHRGHVVAVLGDGGLTGGLTFEGLNNAGGSSLPLVVVLNDNQMSISANVGAIPALLRTREARDFFEGLGFTYLGPVDGHDLPALIRALREARASSRPVVVHALTLKGKGFPPAEADTQTRGHAMGPYEWRDGKLVRSRGGQRTFSEAFAAVLEDAMARDPRVVAVTPAMLEGSALNALKARFPDRVHDVGIAEQHAVTFSAGLASAGARPVCCIYSTFLQRAYDQIIHDVCLPGLPVVFAVDRAGLVGADGATHQGTYDVASLRPLPDLHLWSPMVGEDLAPMLDTALAAPHASVIRFPRGTLPPLPEGLGAGEAPLRGARWLLRAEQPRLTLVTLGPLGIAALEAARGEPGWSVLDARCASPLDEAALLEAGRSGHVVVAEEGTTRGGLGSAVLELFAAHGLMARVRLMGMPDAFVPHGDARVQRAEQGLDAEGLRRAGLALLAGGGR, via the coding sequence ATGTCGGAGTTGCTGTCACGCATCGGCTCGCCCTCGGACGTCCGCGCACTTCCCGAGGAGGCACTGCCGCTCCTGTGCCAGGAACTGCGCGAGGACATCATCTCCATCTGCGGCCGCGTGGGGGGCCACCTGGGGGCCTCCCTGGGCGCGGTGGAGCTCATCGTCGCGCTGCACCGCGTGTTCCATTCGCCGCAAGACGCGCTGCTGTTCGACGTGGGGCACCAGACGTACGCGCACAAGCTCCTCACGGGCCGGCGTGACCGCATGCACACGCTGCGGCACGCGGGCGGCATCGCGCCGTTCCTGGACCCGCGGGAGAGTCCTCACGACGCGCTGCTGGCTGGGCATTCATGCACGGCGGTGTCCGCGGCGCTGGGCGTGCTGGAGGGCCGGCGGCAGCAGGGGCACCGGGGCCACGTGGTGGCGGTGTTGGGCGACGGCGGCCTCACGGGGGGCCTTACATTTGAAGGGCTCAACAACGCGGGGGGGAGCTCCCTGCCGTTGGTCGTCGTCCTCAACGACAACCAGATGTCCATCAGCGCCAACGTGGGGGCCATCCCCGCGCTGCTGCGCACCCGCGAGGCGCGCGACTTCTTCGAAGGCCTGGGCTTCACCTACCTGGGCCCGGTGGATGGGCACGACCTGCCTGCGCTGATTCGCGCGCTGCGGGAGGCCCGTGCCTCGTCGCGGCCGGTGGTGGTGCACGCGCTGACGCTGAAGGGGAAGGGCTTCCCGCCAGCGGAGGCCGACACGCAGACGCGTGGACATGCCATGGGCCCGTATGAGTGGCGGGACGGCAAGCTGGTGCGCTCGCGCGGTGGCCAGCGGACCTTCAGCGAAGCCTTCGCGGCGGTGCTCGAGGACGCGATGGCCCGGGACCCACGAGTGGTGGCGGTGACGCCCGCGATGTTGGAGGGCTCGGCGCTCAACGCGCTCAAGGCGCGCTTCCCGGACCGGGTGCACGACGTGGGCATCGCGGAACAGCACGCCGTCACCTTCAGCGCGGGGCTGGCCTCGGCCGGCGCGCGGCCGGTGTGCTGCATCTATTCGACCTTCCTCCAGCGCGCGTACGACCAGATCATCCACGACGTGTGCCTGCCGGGCCTGCCCGTCGTCTTCGCCGTGGACCGCGCGGGGCTGGTGGGCGCGGATGGTGCGACGCACCAGGGCACCTACGACGTGGCGTCCCTGCGCCCGCTGCCGGACCTGCACCTGTGGTCGCCCATGGTGGGGGAGGACCTGGCGCCTATGCTGGACACTGCCCTGGCGGCGCCGCACGCCTCCGTCATCCGCTTCCCACGCGGCACGCTGCCGCCCCTGCCCGAAGGACTGGGCGCGGGCGAGGCACCGCTGCGGGGGGCTCGCTGGCTGCTTCGCGCGGAGCAGCCCCGGCTGACGCTGGTGACGTTGGGGCCTTTGGGCATCGCCGCGCTGGAGGCCGCGCGGGGCGAGCCCGGCTGGAGCGTGCTGGATGCGCGCTGCGCTTCGCCTCTGGATGAGGCCGCCTTGCTGGAGGCCGGCCGGTCCGGTCATGTCGTGGTGGCCGAGGAGGGCACTACGCGCGGCGGGTTGGGCAGCGCGGTGCTGGAGCTCTTCGCGGCGCACGGGCTGATGGCCCGCGTCCGGTTGATGGGCATGCCCGATGCGTTCGTTCCCCATGGGGACGCGCGGGTCCAGCGCGCGGAGCAGGGGCTGGACGCGGAGGGTCTGCGGCGCGCGGGCCTCGCGCTGCTGGCAGGGGGCGGACGGTGA
- a CDS encoding polyprenyl synthetase family protein yields the protein MATFQLNSFLAAQQARVEALLNERVARLGPSGTPPQLAEAMRYSLLAGGKRLRPVLCLAFADLVARGSAVSAVAGDAACALEYVHTYSLVHDDLPAMDNDDYRRGRLTNHKVYGEAMAILAGDALLTEAFTLVASGPESMRAALCRELAVASGAAGMVGGQVLDTAEDRPSALDYLIRMHRMKTGALIRAACRMGVLASGGDADALARADTYGDAVGLAFQIADDVLDVTATAAELGKPAGADAAAGRFTFPAVVGLEASRTLADQKVAEAIAAVRPLEGEDGPLAALARYTVERKS from the coding sequence GTGGCAACGTTTCAACTGAACTCCTTCCTGGCCGCTCAGCAGGCGCGCGTCGAGGCCCTGCTGAACGAGCGCGTGGCGCGGCTCGGGCCTTCCGGGACGCCGCCGCAGCTCGCGGAGGCCATGCGCTACTCCCTGCTGGCCGGCGGCAAGCGCCTGCGCCCGGTGCTCTGCCTGGCCTTCGCGGACCTCGTGGCGCGCGGAAGCGCCGTATCGGCGGTGGCGGGCGACGCGGCGTGCGCGCTGGAGTACGTGCACACGTACTCGCTGGTGCATGACGACCTGCCGGCGATGGACAACGACGACTACCGCCGGGGCCGGCTCACCAACCACAAGGTGTACGGCGAGGCCATGGCCATCCTGGCGGGTGACGCGCTGTTGACGGAGGCCTTCACGCTGGTGGCCAGTGGGCCGGAGAGCATGCGCGCCGCGCTGTGCCGGGAGCTGGCGGTGGCCTCGGGCGCGGCGGGCATGGTGGGCGGGCAGGTGCTGGACACCGCCGAGGACCGGCCGTCCGCGCTGGACTACCTCATCCGGATGCACCGCATGAAGACGGGCGCCCTCATCCGGGCCGCGTGCCGCATGGGCGTGCTGGCCAGCGGTGGAGACGCGGACGCATTGGCGCGCGCGGACACCTACGGTGACGCGGTGGGGCTGGCCTTCCAGATTGCCGATGACGTGCTGGACGTGACGGCCACGGCGGCGGAGCTGGGCAAGCCCGCGGGCGCGGACGCCGCGGCCGGGCGCTTCACCTTCCCGGCGGTGGTGGGCCTGGAGGCGTCGCGGACGCTGGCGGACCAGAAGGTGGCCGAGGCCATCGCGGCCGTACGCCCTCTGGAAGGCGAGGACGGGCCGCTGGCGGCGTTGGCGCGCTACACGGTGGAGCGGAAGTCCTAA
- a CDS encoding response regulator, with amino-acid sequence MSKLKITIVDDDRDTRELLAAALEYEGFAVTMAANGLRLIASLQLHRPHAILLDVNMSWIDGFELCRAVKKNEQFRDIPVIFISGRGEPEDKRHGMAVGAADYFVKPLDMDKLVSRIRELVPAQIP; translated from the coding sequence ATGTCGAAGCTGAAAATCACCATTGTCGATGATGACCGCGACACGCGGGAGCTGCTGGCGGCGGCCCTGGAGTACGAAGGCTTCGCCGTCACCATGGCGGCCAACGGCCTGCGGCTCATCGCGTCGCTCCAACTGCACCGGCCGCATGCCATCCTCCTGGACGTGAACATGTCCTGGATTGATGGCTTCGAGCTGTGCCGGGCGGTGAAGAAGAACGAGCAGTTCCGGGACATTCCCGTCATCTTCATCAGTGGCCGCGGGGAGCCCGAGGACAAGCGGCACGGCATGGCGGTGGGCGCCGCGGACTACTTCGTCAAGCCGCTGGACATGGACAAGCTCGTCAGCCGCATTCGCGAGCTTGTGCCCGCGCAGATTCCATAA
- the xseB gene encoding exodeoxyribonuclease VII small subunit codes for MEVAKSDKAPKADKVAEAEVPEQYGDVVSRLEETVGRLESGNLSLEDSLKAFEEGIRLVRRGEKLLTEAEQRIEQLLLDEDGNDVVAPLSVAARPAAPAPAAPRAPTPRPPPEDDVPF; via the coding sequence ATGGAAGTGGCGAAGTCGGACAAGGCGCCCAAGGCGGACAAGGTAGCGGAGGCCGAGGTCCCCGAGCAGTACGGGGACGTGGTCTCCCGGCTCGAGGAGACGGTGGGCCGGCTGGAGAGCGGCAATCTCTCTCTGGAGGACTCGCTCAAGGCCTTCGAGGAAGGCATCCGGCTGGTGCGCCGGGGCGAGAAGCTGCTCACCGAGGCGGAGCAGCGCATCGAACAGCTCCTGCTGGACGAGGACGGAAACGACGTGGTGGCGCCCCTGTCGGTCGCCGCGCGTCCGGCGGCGCCCGCGCCCGCGGCCCCTCGGGCCCCTACTCCTCGCCCGCCCCCGGAGGATGACGTCCCGTTCTAG